Proteins encoded together in one Bacteroides ovatus window:
- a CDS encoding DUF5690 family protein, with amino-acid sequence MNFKEKLSPSAQKKLSDLLFILYAGGAALLSYSLVYALRKPFTAATFDGMELFGMDYKIATSIIQIFGYMVSKFIGIKLISELKREGRLKFILVSILVAELSLVLFGCLPRPFNVLALFFNGLSLGCMWGVIFSFLEGRRVTDLLASLFGLSIAVSSGTAKSIGLFVVDTLHVSEFWMPALIGAVALPLLAGLGYILDHLPKPTAEDKALRVERVTLNKQQRWNLFRSFAPILTLLFFANLFLTVLQDVKEDFLVKIIDVNAAGLSPWVFAKVDGVVTLIILAIFATLAVMKSHIKVLSVLLTLVIAGAITLSTVAFNYHTLQLSPLVWLFIQSLCLYFSYLSFQTIFFDRFIACFRIKGNVGFFIAMVDSIGYTGTVVVLVVKECFNPDLNWLEFYNTMAGTVGIVCTFAFTLAMIYLTQKYRKGKQGEIRGNESCPVPSLASY; translated from the coding sequence ATGAATTTCAAAGAAAAACTGTCGCCTTCGGCCCAAAAGAAACTTTCCGATTTACTCTTTATCCTTTATGCGGGAGGAGCGGCACTGCTATCCTATTCATTAGTCTACGCACTACGCAAACCGTTCACCGCCGCCACGTTCGACGGCATGGAACTATTTGGTATGGACTATAAGATAGCCACCAGCATCATCCAGATATTCGGATATATGGTATCCAAGTTTATCGGGATCAAACTTATTTCCGAACTGAAGAGAGAAGGCCGCCTGAAATTCATTCTTGTTTCTATTTTAGTGGCCGAACTCTCTTTGGTTCTTTTCGGATGCCTACCCCGCCCGTTCAATGTGTTGGCGTTGTTCTTCAACGGACTGTCGCTTGGCTGTATGTGGGGAGTCATCTTCAGCTTCCTCGAAGGACGCCGGGTGACGGATCTGCTCGCTTCCCTTTTCGGACTTAGTATCGCAGTCAGTAGCGGCACAGCCAAATCCATCGGACTTTTCGTTGTCGACACCCTGCATGTCAGTGAATTCTGGATGCCTGCACTGATCGGTGCGGTAGCATTGCCCTTGCTGGCAGGACTGGGCTATATCCTCGATCACCTGCCCAAACCGACTGCCGAAGACAAAGCACTGCGTGTGGAACGTGTCACTCTCAACAAACAACAACGCTGGAACCTGTTCCGCAGCTTTGCTCCCATATTGACACTGCTTTTCTTCGCCAACCTCTTTCTCACCGTTTTGCAAGATGTCAAGGAAGACTTTCTGGTGAAAATCATAGACGTCAATGCCGCCGGACTTTCCCCGTGGGTATTCGCCAAAGTGGACGGTGTAGTCACACTGATTATCCTAGCCATTTTCGCCACCCTGGCAGTGATGAAAAGCCACATCAAAGTACTTTCCGTTCTATTGACCCTTGTCATTGCGGGAGCAATCACACTTAGCACTGTGGCATTCAACTACCATACCCTGCAACTTTCTCCGCTCGTGTGGTTATTTATCCAGAGCCTCTGCCTCTATTTTTCTTACTTGAGCTTTCAAACCATCTTCTTCGACCGCTTCATCGCCTGTTTCCGCATCAAGGGAAATGTAGGTTTCTTCATAGCGATGGTCGATTCCATCGGCTACACAGGCACAGTGGTGGTATTGGTAGTGAAAGAATGTTTCAACCCGGATTTGAATTGGCTGGAATTCTACAATACGATGGCAGGGACAGTAGGAATCGTCTGCACCTTTGCGTTCACCTTAGCAATGATTTATCTGACACAAAAATACAGAAAAGGGAAACAGGGTGAAATACGCGGGAACGAATCTTGCCCCGTCCCCTCCCTCGCTTCTTACTAA
- the murA gene encoding UDP-N-acetylglucosamine 1-carboxyvinyltransferase, with amino-acid sequence MASFVIEGGHRLSGEIHPQGAKNEVLQIICATLLTAEEVTVNNIPDILDVNNLIQLLREMGVTVAKKGIDSYSFKAENVDLAYLESDEFLKKCSSLRGSVMLIGPMVARFGKALISKPGGDKIGRRRLDTHFVGIQNLGADFRYDEERGIYEITADRLQGSYMLLDEASVTGTANIVMAAVLAKGTTTIYNAACEPYVQQLCRLLNRMGAKISGIASNLLTIEGVEELHGTQHTVLPDMIEVGSFIGMAAMTKSEITIKNVSYENLGIIPESFRRLGIKLEQRGDDIYVPAQETYQIESFIDGSIMTIADATWPGLTPDLLSVMLVVATQAKGSVLIHQKMFESRLFFVDKLIDMGAQIILCDPHRAVVIGHNHGFKLRGARLTSPDIRAGIALLIAAMSAEGTSTISNIEQIDRGYQNIEGRLNAIGARITRI; translated from the coding sequence ATGGCTTCATTTGTAATCGAAGGAGGACATCGGCTTAGCGGAGAAATCCACCCGCAAGGAGCTAAAAACGAAGTTTTGCAGATAATCTGTGCCACGTTGCTGACCGCAGAGGAAGTGACGGTGAACAATATACCTGACATTCTTGATGTCAACAACCTGATTCAGCTCTTGCGGGAGATGGGAGTGACGGTTGCGAAGAAAGGCATTGATTCTTATAGTTTTAAAGCAGAAAATGTAGACCTGGCTTATTTGGAAAGCGATGAATTCCTAAAGAAATGTTCCAGTCTGCGAGGCTCTGTGATGCTTATAGGTCCCATGGTGGCACGTTTCGGCAAGGCATTGATTTCCAAGCCGGGAGGAGATAAAATCGGTCGCCGCCGTCTGGACACTCACTTTGTAGGTATTCAGAATTTAGGGGCCGACTTCCGCTACGACGAAGAGCGGGGTATCTACGAAATAACGGCCGACAGACTTCAGGGAAGCTATATGCTACTGGACGAAGCATCTGTCACCGGAACAGCCAACATCGTCATGGCAGCCGTACTTGCCAAAGGTACGACCACCATTTACAATGCCGCCTGCGAACCCTACGTGCAACAACTCTGCCGGTTACTCAACCGGATGGGAGCCAAAATCAGCGGTATCGCATCCAACCTGCTCACCATCGAAGGCGTGGAAGAACTGCACGGCACGCAACACACCGTACTGCCCGACATGATTGAAGTGGGCAGCTTCATCGGCATGGCGGCAATGACGAAAAGCGAAATTACCATCAAGAATGTTTCTTACGAAAATCTTGGAATCATCCCCGAGAGCTTCCGCCGTCTGGGCATCAAGCTCGAACAAAGAGGAGACGATATTTACGTTCCCGCACAGGAAACATACCAGATAGAATCATTTATCGACGGCTCCATCATGACGATAGCCGACGCCACTTGGCCGGGACTGACTCCCGACTTGCTAAGTGTGATGCTCGTTGTAGCCACACAAGCCAAAGGCAGCGTACTGATCCATCAGAAAATGTTCGAAAGCCGCCTGTTCTTTGTGGACAAGCTGATCGACATGGGTGCACAGATCATTCTCTGCGACCCTCACCGCGCCGTAGTCATCGGACACAACCACGGCTTCAAGCTGCGCGGCGCCCGCCTGACTTCACCGGATATACGTGCCGGTATCGCCCTTCTGATTGCCGCCATGAGCGCCGAAGGCACCAGTACCATTAGTAACATCGAACAGATAGACCGTGGTTATCAGAACATCGAAGGACGTCTGAACGCTATCGGAGCCAGAATCACCCGGATATGA
- a CDS encoding 2-aminoethylphosphonate--pyruvate transaminase, translating to MKPYLLLTPGPLTTSETVKEAMMTDWCTWDEDYNLGIVQELRKDLVNIATKKPEEYTSILLQGSGTYCVEAVLGATITPKDKLLICSNGAYGDRMGNIAEYYHLDYDMLAFEETEQVSVEYVDDYLSNNSDITHVAFVHCETTTGILNPIKELSHIVKMHGKKLIVDCMSSFGGIPLDVNELGIDFLISSSNKCIQGVPGFGFIIARRSELKYCKGVARSLSLDIYDQWETMEKGHGKWRFTSPTHVVRAFKQALTELLEEGGVEARYQRYCENHRILVEGMRALGFKTLLEDDIQSPIITSFLYPHEGFDFKTFYYALKNKGFVIYPGKISKADTFRIGNIGDVHPEDFRRLVEVIRETKY from the coding sequence ATGAAACCATATTTGTTATTAACTCCGGGACCTCTAACCACCTCTGAAACAGTAAAAGAAGCCATGATGACCGACTGGTGTACATGGGACGAAGACTACAACCTCGGCATTGTTCAGGAACTCCGCAAAGACCTGGTTAACATCGCCACTAAAAAACCGGAAGAATACACTTCCATCCTTTTACAGGGAAGCGGAACCTATTGCGTGGAAGCCGTTTTGGGCGCCACCATCACCCCGAAAGACAAACTCCTGATTTGTAGCAACGGAGCCTATGGCGACCGTATGGGCAACATTGCAGAATATTACCATCTCGACTACGACATGCTGGCTTTTGAAGAAACAGAGCAGGTATCAGTTGAATATGTAGACGATTATCTTAGCAATAACTCCGATATCACACATGTCGCTTTCGTTCATTGCGAAACAACGACCGGTATCCTGAATCCGATCAAAGAACTGTCCCACATCGTCAAGATGCATGGTAAAAAGCTGATTGTAGACTGTATGAGCAGCTTCGGAGGTATTCCCTTAGATGTAAACGAACTCGGTATCGACTTCCTAATCAGCAGTTCCAACAAGTGTATTCAGGGTGTACCGGGATTCGGATTCATCATCGCCCGCCGTTCGGAATTAAAATATTGCAAAGGAGTGGCACGCTCTCTTTCCCTGGACATCTACGACCAATGGGAAACAATGGAAAAAGGACACGGAAAATGGCGCTTCACTTCACCGACACATGTTGTCCGTGCTTTCAAACAAGCCTTGACCGAATTGCTTGAAGAAGGAGGCGTAGAAGCACGTTACCAACGCTACTGCGAAAATCACCGTATTTTGGTGGAAGGTATGCGTGCACTCGGATTCAAAACACTGCTCGAAGATGACATCCAGTCGCCTATCATCACTTCTTTCCTTTATCCGCATGAAGGATTCGACTTCAAAACATTCTATTATGCACTGAAAAATAAAGGATTCGTGATTTACCCGGGAAAGATTTCAAAAGCAGATACCTTCCGTATCGGAAACATCGGTGATGTGCATCCGGAAGACTTCCGCCGTCTGGTAGAAGTCATACGGGAAACGAAATACTAG
- the rseP gene encoding RIP metalloprotease RseP, which yields METFLIRALQLIMSLSLLVIVHEGGHFLFARLFKVRVEKFCLFFDPWFTLFKFKPKKSDTEYAVGWLPLGGYVKIAGMIDESMDTEQMKQPEQPWEFRSKPAWQRLLIMVGGVLFNFLLALFIYSMILFAWGDQYIKVQEAPLGMEFNETAKAVGFQDGDILLSADGVPFERYDGDMLSQIADAREVSVIRNGAKASVYIPEDLMQRLLADSVRFASYRFPYVIDSVMVNSPAAQAGIQAGDSIIALNGTPISFSDFKEAMAERKKNEATLLKDSIDPRLITLTYVRNGATDTLSMRVDSAYLMGVTACLVTDRLLPMVKKEYAFFESFPAGVSLGVKTLKGYVGNMKYLFSKEGAKQLGGFGTIGSIFPATWDWHQFWYMTAFLSIILAFMNILPIPALDGGHVLFLFYEMIARRKPSDKFMEYAQMTGMILLFGLLIWANFNDILRFFF from the coding sequence ATGGAAACATTTTTGATTCGTGCCCTGCAATTGATTATGAGCTTATCCTTGCTCGTTATCGTTCATGAAGGCGGGCATTTTCTTTTTGCCCGTTTGTTTAAGGTGCGTGTAGAAAAATTCTGCTTATTTTTTGACCCTTGGTTCACCCTTTTTAAGTTCAAACCCAAGAAAAGTGACACAGAGTATGCAGTAGGCTGGTTGCCATTGGGCGGTTATGTCAAAATAGCCGGCATGATTGATGAGTCGATGGATACCGAACAGATGAAACAACCCGAACAACCGTGGGAGTTCCGTTCCAAGCCGGCGTGGCAACGTCTGCTGATAATGGTGGGTGGCGTACTGTTCAACTTCCTGTTGGCACTGTTCATCTACTCCATGATTCTTTTTGCATGGGGCGACCAATATATAAAGGTACAGGAAGCCCCTCTTGGTATGGAATTCAACGAGACTGCCAAAGCGGTAGGTTTCCAGGACGGTGATATCCTCCTTTCTGCCGACGGTGTTCCTTTCGAACGTTATGACGGCGACATGTTGAGCCAGATTGCCGATGCACGCGAAGTAAGCGTCATCCGTAACGGGGCAAAAGCCTCCGTCTATATCCCGGAAGACCTGATGCAACGCCTCTTGGCAGACAGTGTCCGCTTCGCCTCCTACCGTTTCCCGTACGTTATAGACAGCGTAATGGTGAACTCTCCTGCCGCACAAGCAGGAATCCAGGCAGGTGACAGCATCATCGCCCTGAACGGAACACCGATCTCTTTCTCCGACTTCAAAGAAGCGATGGCAGAACGTAAGAAAAACGAAGCAACCCTGCTCAAAGACAGCATAGATCCGCGTCTAATCACGCTGACTTATGTGCGTAACGGTGCAACAGACACGCTAAGTATGCGTGTAGACTCCGCCTACCTGATGGGTGTAACCGCCTGTCTCGTCACAGACCGTCTGCTCCCTATGGTAAAAAAAGAATATGCCTTCTTTGAATCCTTCCCCGCAGGTGTCTCCCTCGGTGTGAAAACCCTGAAAGGCTATGTAGGAAACATGAAATACCTCTTCTCAAAAGAAGGAGCCAAACAACTGGGCGGCTTCGGAACGATCGGCAGCATCTTCCCCGCTACCTGGGACTGGCACCAGTTCTGGTATATGACAGCCTTCCTTTCCATCATCCTGGCTTTCATGAACATCCTCCCTATCCCCGCATTAGACGGTGGCCACGTGCTCTTCCTCTTCTACGAGATGATAGCCCGCCGCAAACCGAGCGACAAGTTTATGGAATACGCCCAGATGACCGGTATGATTCTGCTCTTCGGTCTGTTGATATGGGCTAACTTCAATGATATTTTGCGATTCTTCTTCTAG
- the rimM gene encoding ribosome maturation factor RimM (Essential for efficient processing of 16S rRNA) translates to MIKKEEVYKIGLFNKPHGIHGELQFTFTDDIFDRVDCDYLICLLDGIFVPFFIEEYRFRSDSTALVKLEGVDSAERARMFTNIEVYFPVKHAEEAEDGELSWNFFIGFQMEDIHHGLLGEVIDVDTTTVNTLFVVEGAEEEELLVPAQEEFIVGIDQKQKLITVELPEGLLNLEELEDDR, encoded by the coding sequence ATGATAAAGAAAGAAGAAGTATACAAGATAGGATTATTCAATAAACCGCACGGCATCCACGGCGAATTGCAATTTACCTTCACGGACGATATTTTCGACCGTGTGGACTGTGATTACCTGATATGCCTGCTCGATGGCATTTTCGTGCCTTTCTTCATCGAAGAATACCGCTTCCGTTCAGACTCCACCGCCTTGGTGAAACTGGAAGGAGTCGACAGTGCCGAACGTGCCCGAATGTTCACCAACATTGAAGTCTACTTCCCCGTGAAACACGCCGAAGAAGCGGAAGACGGCGAACTGTCCTGGAACTTCTTCATCGGTTTCCAAATGGAAGACATCCATCACGGACTTCTGGGAGAAGTCATAGATGTAGATACCACTACGGTAAACACCCTTTTCGTGGTTGAAGGAGCGGAAGAAGAGGAACTGCTCGTTCCCGCCCAGGAGGAATTTATCGTAGGAATAGACCAGAAACAGAAACTCATCACGGTGGAACTTCCCGAAGGGTTGCTCAATCTGGAGGAATTGGAAGATGACCGGTGA
- a CDS encoding 1-deoxy-D-xylulose-5-phosphate reductoisomerase, whose product MNIETNKKKKQIAILGSTGSIGTQALQVIEEHPDLYEAYALTANNRVELLIAQARKFQPEVVVIANEEKYSELKEALSDLPIKVYAGTDAICQIVEAGPIDMVLTAMVGYAGLKPTINAIRAKKAIALANKETLVVAGELINQLAQQYRTPILPVDSEHSAVFQCLAGEVGNPIEKVILTASGGPFRTCTLEQLKSVTKTQALKHPNWEMGAKITIDSASMMNKGFEVIEAKWLFGVQPSQIEVVVHPQSVIHSMVQFEDGAVKAQLGMPDMRLPIQYAFSYPDRISSSFDRLDFSQCTNLTFEQPDTKRFRNLALAYEAMYRGGNMPCIVNAANEVVVASFLKDGISFLGMSDVIEKTMERVAFIANPTYDDYVATDAEARKIAASLI is encoded by the coding sequence ATGAATATAGAGACTAACAAAAAGAAAAAACAAATAGCTATCCTAGGCTCAACAGGCTCCATCGGGACGCAGGCTCTGCAAGTCATCGAAGAACATCCCGACCTGTACGAAGCCTATGCGCTGACAGCCAACAACCGCGTGGAACTACTGATTGCCCAGGCACGGAAGTTCCAGCCGGAAGTGGTAGTGATAGCCAACGAAGAAAAGTATTCCGAACTGAAAGAAGCATTGAGCGACCTGCCTATCAAAGTGTACGCAGGCACAGACGCTATCTGTCAGATTGTAGAAGCAGGCCCCATCGACATGGTGTTGACAGCCATGGTCGGTTATGCCGGACTAAAACCAACCATCAACGCCATCCGCGCCAAGAAAGCGATTGCGTTGGCCAATAAAGAAACATTGGTAGTAGCGGGCGAACTGATTAATCAGTTGGCACAACAATATCGCACTCCGATTCTGCCGGTAGACTCTGAACACTCTGCTGTTTTTCAGTGTTTAGCGGGAGAAGTGGGTAACCCGATCGAGAAAGTGATATTGACAGCCTCCGGAGGTCCGTTCCGCACTTGCACCTTGGAACAGCTGAAATCCGTCACAAAGACGCAAGCCTTGAAACATCCCAACTGGGAAATGGGAGCAAAAATCACAATCGACTCCGCTTCCATGATGAATAAAGGTTTTGAGGTGATCGAAGCCAAATGGTTGTTTGGTGTTCAGCCCAGCCAGATCGAAGTGGTGGTGCATCCGCAATCAGTCATCCACTCGATGGTGCAGTTTGAAGACGGAGCTGTCAAGGCACAACTTGGGATGCCAGATATGCGCCTGCCCATCCAGTACGCATTCTCCTACCCCGACCGTATCAGCTCTTCTTTCGACAGGCTCGATTTCTCCCAATGCACGAATCTGACGTTTGAGCAACCCGATACGAAACGGTTCCGCAACCTGGCACTCGCCTACGAAGCGATGTACCGCGGAGGGAATATGCCCTGTATCGTCAATGCTGCCAATGAAGTAGTGGTAGCCTCTTTCCTGAAAGACGGCATCAGCTTCCTCGGCATGAGCGACGTAATAGAGAAAACAATGGAACGGGTTGCCTTCATCGCCAATCCGACATACGACGATTATGTAGCTACGGATGCGGAAGCAAGGAAAATAGCAGCCAGTCTGATATGA
- a CDS encoding M23 family metallopeptidase: MPKRRRSKAFWKNFKFKYKLTIVNENTLEEIVGLRVSKLNGLSVLLCVLAVLFLIASCIITFTPLRNYLPGYMNSEVRTQIVDNALRVDSLQQVLNKQNLYIMNIQDIFSGKVSIDSVQTLDSLTTAREDTLMERTKREEEFRRQYEENEKYNLTSITSQPDVTGLILYRPTRGMVSDHFNAEKKHYGTDIAANPNESVLATMDGTVILSTYTAETGYLIGVQHNQDLISIYKHCGSLLKKEGERVKGGEAIALVGNSGTLSTGPHLHFELWYKGHPVNPEKYIVF, encoded by the coding sequence ATGCCAAAGAGAAGACGAAGTAAAGCTTTCTGGAAAAATTTCAAGTTCAAGTATAAACTAACGATCGTTAATGAAAATACACTTGAAGAAATTGTCGGACTTCGCGTATCCAAGCTCAATGGACTTTCCGTATTACTTTGCGTGCTGGCGGTACTTTTCCTGATCGCTTCCTGCATCATCACCTTCACCCCGCTGCGCAACTACCTCCCCGGATACATGAACAGTGAAGTCCGTACACAAATCGTGGACAATGCCCTGCGTGTAGACTCTTTACAACAAGTGCTCAACAAGCAGAATCTTTACATCATGAACATTCAGGATATCTTCAGTGGAAAAGTATCCATCGACAGCGTGCAGACACTCGATTCACTGACCACTGCCCGCGAAGACACACTGATGGAACGTACCAAACGGGAAGAAGAATTCCGCCGTCAGTATGAAGAGAATGAAAAATATAACCTGACCTCCATCACTTCCCAACCGGACGTGACCGGACTCATTTTATACCGTCCGACACGAGGTATGGTGTCCGACCACTTCAATGCCGAGAAGAAACATTACGGCACCGACATCGCCGCCAATCCCAACGAAAGTGTATTGGCAACCATGGACGGGACCGTCATCCTAAGTACATACACCGCCGAGACAGGTTATCTGATTGGCGTACAACATAACCAGGATTTAATTTCAATCTATAAACACTGCGGCTCCCTCCTGAAAAAGGAAGGTGAACGCGTGAAAGGAGGCGAAGCCATCGCTCTGGTAGGAAACAGCGGCACACTTAGTACAGGGCCGCACCTCCATTTCGAACTTTGGTATAAAGGTCATCCGGTGAATCCCGAAAAATACATCGTATTTTAA
- a CDS encoding MFS transporter, producing the protein MVQSINSTQKIEETDGLPMPKRIWAVVSVGFALCMSVLDINIVNIVLPTLSHDFGTSPAVTTWIINGYQLAIVISLLSFSALGEIIGYRKVFLSGIGLFCITSLICALSDSFWTLTVARIFQGFSASAITSVNTAQLRYIYPKSQIGRGMGINAMVVAISAAAGPSVASGILSIASWHWLFAINVPLGLTALFLGIKHLPRQEERSKRKFDYISAIANAVTFGLLIYTLDGFAHHEEMDFLFIQLVVLAVVGTYYVRRQLTQTTPLLPLDLLRIPIFRLSILTSICSFIAQMSAMVSLPFFLQNTLGHSEVMTGLLLTPWPLATLVTAPLAGYLVERIHPGILGSIGMVLFAIGLFSLSSLTAESSDISIILRLMLCGAGFGLFQTPNNSTIISSAPTQRSGGASGMLGMARLLGQTTGTTLVALLFSFVTHSRSTAVCLMVGSGFAVVAAIVSSLRLSQPSTLKRK; encoded by the coding sequence ATGGTACAATCGATAAATTCAACTCAAAAAATAGAGGAAACCGACGGATTGCCGATGCCTAAGCGTATTTGGGCGGTGGTGTCCGTCGGATTCGCTCTTTGTATGTCGGTATTGGATATTAACATCGTCAATATCGTACTACCCACGCTTTCGCATGATTTTGGGACTTCTCCCGCTGTAACAACCTGGATTATCAACGGCTATCAGCTGGCTATCGTCATATCGCTACTGTCTTTTTCCGCTTTGGGTGAAATCATCGGTTACCGGAAAGTCTTTCTTTCAGGTATCGGTCTGTTTTGCATCACTTCGTTGATTTGTGCCTTGTCCGATTCGTTTTGGACGCTAACCGTCGCCCGTATTTTTCAGGGGTTCAGTGCCTCTGCCATCACCAGCGTGAATACGGCACAGCTACGTTACATCTATCCGAAGAGCCAGATTGGGCGGGGAATGGGGATTAATGCGATGGTCGTTGCCATATCGGCTGCCGCCGGGCCTTCTGTGGCGAGCGGTATTCTTTCTATTGCCAGCTGGCACTGGTTATTTGCTATTAATGTTCCGTTAGGACTTACCGCATTGTTCCTCGGCATCAAACATCTGCCAAGGCAGGAGGAACGCTCGAAACGCAAGTTTGATTATATCAGCGCCATAGCGAATGCGGTTACCTTCGGCCTGCTTATATATACGCTGGACGGATTCGCCCATCACGAGGAAATGGATTTCCTTTTCATCCAACTGGTTGTATTGGCAGTGGTAGGCACGTACTATGTGCGCCGGCAACTCACGCAGACTACTCCGCTATTGCCGCTCGACCTGTTGCGGATTCCGATTTTCCGGTTATCCATCCTGACTTCCATTTGTTCCTTTATCGCTCAAATGTCGGCAATGGTTTCCCTGCCTTTTTTCCTGCAGAACACTTTAGGACACAGTGAGGTGATGACCGGACTTTTGCTTACTCCGTGGCCGTTGGCTACGCTGGTCACGGCTCCATTGGCAGGGTATCTCGTGGAGCGTATTCACCCCGGTATACTGGGAAGTATCGGGATGGTTTTGTTTGCCATCGGGCTTTTCTCGCTTTCCAGTCTGACTGCCGAATCATCTGATATAAGTATCATCCTGCGTTTGATGTTGTGTGGTGCGGGCTTCGGATTGTTTCAGACGCCGAACAATAGCACGATTATCTCTTCCGCTCCTACGCAGCGTTCGGGAGGGGCCAGTGGGATGCTGGGAATGGCCCGCCTGTTGGGACAGACCACCGGAACAACATTGGTTGCCTTGCTTTTCAGCTTTGTCACTCATAGCCGGAGCACGGCTGTTTGCCTGATGGTGGGGAGTGGGTTTGCCGTTGTGGCAGCTATCGTCAGTAGCTTGAGGCTATCACAGCCTTCCACCCTGAAAAGAAAATAA
- a CDS encoding DUF4290 domain-containing protein, producing MQYNTQQKRMPLPEYGRSIQNMVDYALTIQDRAERQRCANTIINIMGNMFPHLRDVPDFKHKLWDHLAIMSGFELDIDYPYEIIRKDNLVTRPDHIPYSTARMRYRHYGHTLEVLIKKAIEFPEGNEKRNLIALICNHMKKDYLAWNKDTVDDKKIAEDLYELSNGELQMTDDIVRLMAERLNQNYRPKTNYTNNRQNNKRRY from the coding sequence ATGCAATACAATACTCAACAGAAAAGAATGCCGCTTCCCGAATACGGACGTAGCATCCAGAACATGGTAGATTATGCGTTGACCATTCAGGATCGTGCAGAACGTCAGCGTTGTGCCAACACCATCATCAACATTATGGGAAATATGTTCCCCCATTTGCGTGATGTACCCGATTTCAAGCACAAGCTTTGGGACCACCTGGCTATCATGTCCGGTTTTGAGCTGGATATTGACTATCCGTATGAAATCATCCGCAAGGACAATCTGGTGACCCGCCCGGACCATATCCCCTACTCCACTGCCCGTATGCGTTACCGTCACTACGGACATACGCTGGAAGTACTGATAAAAAAAGCGATCGAATTCCCTGAAGGAAACGAAAAGAGAAACCTGATTGCCCTTATCTGCAACCACATGAAAAAGGATTACCTGGCATGGAACAAAGATACAGTGGACGACAAAAAGATTGCCGAAGACCTGTACGAACTGTCTAACGGGGAACTCCAAATGACCGACGATATCGTCCGGCTGATGGCAGAACGCCTGAATCAGAACTACCGTCCGAAGACGAACTATACCAACAATCGTCAAAACAATAAAAGAAGATACTAA
- the phnX gene encoding phosphonoacetaldehyde hydrolase, which yields MKKIECIIMDWAGTAVDYGCFAPVAAFIEAFAEKGLVIDVVQTRKPMGLPKIQHIRELLSMPDVNEQFTARYQRAWTEEDVVELNRLFEKHLFASLENYTDPIPGVIPTLEKLRAAGIKIGSTTGYTREMMDVVLPAAQAKGYHVDYCATPNLLPAGRPAPYMIFENLTKLAVPSLDAVIKVGDTIADILEGVNAKVYSVGVILGSNEMALTEAETKSMPASEPEARIADVKERMLAAGASYVIRTIEELPALIETINAGN from the coding sequence ATGAAAAAGATTGAATGTATTATTATGGACTGGGCTGGTACAGCCGTTGACTATGGATGTTTTGCCCCCGTGGCTGCTTTTATCGAAGCATTTGCCGAAAAAGGACTGGTAATCGATGTTGTACAGACCCGCAAACCAATGGGACTACCCAAAATTCAACACATCCGCGAACTACTTTCCATGCCTGACGTGAACGAACAGTTTACCGCCCGTTACCAACGCGCCTGGACGGAAGAAGACGTGGTAGAACTAAACCGCCTTTTCGAGAAGCATCTCTTCGCCTCTCTCGAAAACTACACAGACCCTATTCCGGGAGTAATCCCAACTTTGGAAAAATTGCGTGCCGCAGGTATTAAAATAGGATCGACCACCGGCTATACCCGCGAAATGATGGATGTAGTTCTCCCCGCCGCACAGGCAAAAGGATACCACGTGGATTATTGCGCCACTCCCAACCTACTTCCCGCCGGACGTCCCGCTCCTTACATGATTTTTGAGAACCTGACGAAATTAGCAGTCCCCAGCCTCGACGCCGTTATAAAAGTGGGTGATACGATTGCCGATATTCTCGAAGGAGTGAACGCGAAAGTGTATAGTGTAGGCGTGATTCTCGGCAGCAATGAAATGGCACTTACCGAAGCAGAAACAAAATCAATGCCTGCCTCCGAACCCGAAGCCCGCATCGCCGATGTCAAAGAGCGCATGCTTGCCGCAGGAGCTTCTTACGTGATACGCACTATCGAAGAACTTCCCGCACTGATTGAAACGATCAACGCCGGCAACTAA